One Candidatus Roseilinea sp. genomic region harbors:
- a CDS encoding hypothetical protein (possible pseudo, internal stop codon), whose translation MQLPGAYAPPRGRLLLGLTETRVAGMVALQPVDALTGEVKRLYVRPTARRQGVGRGLVVALIEAARQAGYAMLRLETLEAMHEAQALYRSLGFREIERFRPPTGDDDRTIGMALAL comes from the coding sequence GTGCAGCTCCCCGGAGCGTATGCGCCGCCGCGCGGCCGGCTGTTGCTCGGCCTGACGGAGACGCGGGTCGCCGGCATGGTCGCGCTGCAGCCGGTGGACGCGCTGACCGGCGAGGTCAAGCGGCTCTACGTTCGGCCGACAGCGCGCCGCCAGGGCGTGGGGCGCGGGCTGGTGGTCGCGCTGATCGAAGCGGCGCGCCAGGCCGGCTATGCGATGCTTCGCTTGGAGACGCTGGAAGCGATGCATGAGGCGCAGGCGCTCTACCGCTCGCTGGGCTTCCGGGAGATTGAGCGCTTTCGCCCACCGACCGGCGACGACGATCGGACGATCGGCATGGCGCTCGCGCTGTAG
- a CDS encoding putative pterin-4-alpha-carbinolamine dehydratase codes for MAKLNDAQIQERLAQAEGWRLNEAGEITKTFVFSGFPQSLMFATAVGVLAEAAQHHPDITIRWNKVTLALTTHDAGGLTDKDFDLARQIDGLPH; via the coding sequence ATGGCAAAGCTAAATGACGCGCAGATTCAGGAGCGGCTGGCGCAAGCGGAAGGCTGGCGCTTGAACGAGGCCGGCGAGATCACCAAGACCTTTGTCTTCAGCGGCTTCCCTCAATCGCTCATGTTCGCCACGGCGGTCGGCGTGCTGGCCGAAGCGGCGCAGCACCACCCCGACATCACCATCCGGTGGAACAAGGTGACGCTGGCGCTGACCACGCACGACGCCGGCGGCCTGACCGACAAGGACTTCGACCTCGCCCGGCAGATTGACGGGCTGCCGCATTGA
- the proS gene encoding proline--tRNA ligase, translating to MAKITPRSQDFSEWYLDVIREADLADYAPVRGCIVVKPYGWTIYEHMRDYLDKRFKDTGHVNAAFPLFIPMSFLQKEAHHVEGFAPELAVVTHGGGEALEEPLVVRPTSETIIGYSYSQWIKSYRDLPVLINCWNSVVRWEKRTKPFLRTMEFYWQEGHTAHATHDEALEEVLRMLNVYYDHMREDCALPGFRGRKSINERFAGAVNTFSVESMMGDKRSLQSCTSHDLGQNFARAFEIKYLDRDNTEKYCWTTSWGLSWRLLGAVIMVHGDDQGLRLPPKIAPIQTVIVPIFKNDDEKSQVMQVADQVAKSLKAAGLRVKLDDRDETPGFKFNDWEMRGVPVRVEIGPKDVANHSVALARRDVPGKAGKAFVPQDGLAERIRALLPEIHASLLQQAEAFQNRNIRECFTWDEVKEAVQDGWALAPLEDNPKNDERIREELTAKSLNFPLDQPEGEWNCVVSGKKVRERALIGKSY from the coding sequence ATGGCAAAGATCACCCCGCGCTCACAGGACTTTTCGGAGTGGTATCTCGACGTGATCCGCGAAGCGGATCTGGCCGACTACGCGCCGGTGCGCGGCTGCATCGTCGTCAAGCCCTACGGCTGGACGATCTACGAGCACATGCGCGACTATCTGGACAAGCGCTTCAAAGACACCGGCCACGTCAACGCTGCCTTCCCCCTGTTCATCCCGATGAGCTTCCTGCAGAAGGAAGCGCACCACGTCGAAGGGTTTGCGCCAGAGCTGGCTGTGGTCACCCACGGCGGCGGCGAGGCGCTGGAGGAGCCGCTCGTCGTGCGGCCCACTAGCGAGACGATCATCGGCTACTCCTATTCGCAGTGGATCAAAAGCTACCGCGACCTGCCGGTGCTGATCAACTGCTGGAACAGCGTGGTGCGCTGGGAGAAGCGCACGAAGCCCTTCTTGCGCACGATGGAGTTCTACTGGCAAGAAGGACACACCGCGCACGCCACCCACGACGAGGCGCTGGAAGAAGTGCTGCGCATGCTCAACGTGTATTACGACCACATGCGCGAGGACTGCGCGCTGCCCGGCTTCCGCGGTCGCAAGAGCATCAACGAGCGCTTCGCCGGCGCGGTCAACACCTTCTCCGTTGAGAGCATGATGGGCGACAAGCGCTCGCTGCAAAGCTGCACCAGCCACGACCTCGGTCAAAACTTCGCCCGAGCGTTCGAGATCAAGTATCTCGACCGCGACAACACCGAGAAGTATTGCTGGACGACCTCATGGGGCCTGAGCTGGCGCTTGCTCGGCGCGGTGATCATGGTGCACGGCGACGATCAGGGCCTGCGCCTGCCGCCCAAGATCGCGCCCATCCAGACCGTGATCGTGCCGATCTTCAAGAACGACGATGAGAAGTCGCAGGTCATGCAGGTTGCCGATCAGGTCGCCAAGTCGCTCAAGGCGGCCGGGCTGCGGGTGAAGCTGGATGACCGCGACGAGACGCCCGGCTTCAAGTTCAACGACTGGGAGATGCGCGGCGTGCCGGTGCGCGTGGAGATCGGCCCGAAGGACGTGGCGAACCACAGCGTGGCGCTGGCCCGGCGCGATGTGCCCGGCAAGGCCGGCAAGGCGTTCGTGCCGCAGGACGGCCTGGCCGAGCGTATTCGCGCCCTGCTGCCGGAGATCCACGCCTCGCTGCTTCAGCAGGCCGAGGCGTTCCAGAACCGCAACATCCGCGAGTGCTTCACCTGGGACGAGGTGAAGGAAGCCGTACAAGACGGCTGGGCGCTCGCGCCGCTGGAAGACAACCCGAAGAACGACGAGCGCATCCGCGAGGAGCTGACGGCCAAGAGCCTGAACTTCCCGCTCGACCAGCCGGAGGGCGAGTGGAACTGCGTGGTGAGCGGCAAGAAGGTGCGCGAGCGCGCGCTGATCGGGAAGTCATATTAA
- a CDS encoding ABC transporter permease, which yields MNSPLRRALYRAIRSPQFIIGAALVTLFVLTAVLGPILSPYSPTAQKMSLRLKPPSAEHVLGTDDFGRDVLSRILHGAMPSLQVSVLSVAGSLVIGVIIGLIAGYRGGWTDTLLMSLMDVLLAFPAVLLAIAILAVMGTALSNVILAIAIVNLPTFARLARGSTLATRELLYVEAARSLGVPPIAIMWRHILPNIAAPLIVQTSLTIAAAILIEAALSYLGLGIQPPAPSWGNILSSTYGFIQTNPWPSVFAGAAIALAVLGFNLLGDGLRDALDPTTR from the coding sequence ATGAACTCGCCCCTCCGCCGCGCGCTCTACCGCGCCATCCGCAGTCCGCAGTTCATCATCGGTGCGGCGCTCGTGACGTTGTTCGTGTTAACGGCAGTGCTCGGCCCGATATTGTCGCCCTACAGCCCCACGGCACAGAAGATGAGCTTGCGGCTGAAGCCGCCCAGCGCCGAACACGTGCTGGGCACGGACGACTTCGGGCGCGACGTGCTCAGCCGCATCTTGCACGGCGCGATGCCATCGCTACAGGTGAGCGTGCTATCCGTCGCCGGCTCGCTGGTCATCGGGGTGATCATCGGCCTGATCGCCGGCTATCGCGGCGGTTGGACGGATACGCTCTTGATGAGCCTAATGGACGTGCTGCTGGCCTTCCCGGCGGTGCTGCTCGCGATTGCCATTCTGGCCGTGATGGGCACGGCGTTGAGCAACGTCATCTTGGCCATCGCCATCGTCAACCTGCCGACCTTCGCCCGGCTGGCGCGCGGCTCGACGCTGGCGACGCGCGAGTTGTTGTATGTCGAGGCAGCGCGCAGTTTGGGTGTGCCGCCGATCGCGATCATGTGGCGGCACATCCTGCCCAACATCGCCGCACCGCTGATTGTGCAGACGTCACTCACCATCGCTGCCGCTATTCTGATCGAAGCAGCGCTGAGCTACCTGGGCCTCGGCATTCAGCCGCCGGCGCCATCATGGGGCAACATCCTGTCTTCGACCTACGGCTTCATCCAGACCAACCCGTGGCCGTCGGTGTTCGCCGGCGCGGCCATCGCCCTCGCTGTGCTCGGCTTCAACCTGCTCGGCGACGGGCTGCGCGATGCACTCGACCCGACGACGCGTTAG
- a CDS encoding ABC transporter permease, with translation MTRYIVHRLLVAIPVVFGVSLFTFGLVRWIPGDPILVMLGPDVIGADVEGIRRLYGLDRPWPVQYVEWLTNVLRGDLGQSIRTRMPVGQSILQRLPVTIELTTLSLLLGLILGIPPAILAATHRGKVTDAVVGVISLLGISVPGFWLAILLMLLFSLHLRLLPSIGYVPLHENAAGNLRHLLLPALGLALPLGATIMRFMRSSLLEVFGQDYIRTARAKGLTQTKTVLKHALRNALIPVITVIGIQVGRLLGGAVIIEQIFALPGLGRLVFDGISTRDYPVVQGTVLAFTVIFILINLLVDVLYSVIDPRIRLTAR, from the coding sequence GTGACGCGCTACATCGTCCATCGCTTGCTCGTCGCCATACCCGTCGTGTTCGGCGTGAGCCTGTTCACGTTTGGGTTGGTGCGTTGGATCCCCGGCGATCCCATCTTGGTCATGCTCGGCCCCGACGTCATCGGCGCCGACGTGGAAGGCATCCGACGGCTGTATGGGCTGGATCGCCCCTGGCCGGTGCAATATGTCGAGTGGCTGACCAACGTCCTGCGCGGCGACCTGGGCCAATCTATCCGAACGCGTATGCCGGTTGGCCAGTCCATCCTCCAGCGCCTGCCGGTGACGATCGAGTTGACGACCTTGTCGCTGCTGCTGGGCCTGATCCTGGGCATCCCGCCGGCTATCCTGGCAGCGACCCACCGCGGCAAAGTCACCGACGCGGTCGTCGGTGTCATCTCGCTGCTGGGCATCAGCGTGCCCGGCTTCTGGCTGGCGATTTTGCTCATGCTGCTCTTCTCGCTTCACTTACGCTTGTTGCCTTCTATTGGTTACGTACCCCTGCACGAGAACGCTGCCGGCAACTTACGCCATCTGCTCTTGCCGGCGCTGGGCCTGGCGCTGCCGCTGGGCGCAACGATCATGCGCTTCATGCGCTCGTCGCTGCTGGAAGTGTTCGGGCAGGATTACATCCGCACCGCGCGTGCCAAGGGATTGACGCAGACGAAGACGGTGCTGAAGCACGCGCTGCGCAACGCGCTCATCCCGGTCATCACCGTTATCGGCATCCAGGTCGGGCGATTGTTGGGCGGAGCGGTCATCATCGAGCAGATCTTCGCCCTGCCCGGCCTGGGCCGGCTGGTCTTCGATGGCATCTCCACCCGTGACTATCCGGTTGTGCAGGGCACCGTGCTGGCGTTCACCGTGATCTTCATTCTGATCAACCTGTTGGTGGACGTGTTGTACAGCGTCATTGACCCGCGGATCAGGCTGACCGCTCGATGA
- a CDS encoding diguanylate phosphodiesterase codes for MSQMSRSTSLRLTVAFGLALALALAACAAPPQAAPSPAQPFAEEAKPAEATAPAPGQPKPGGTLRVGTNQDAVGFDPHLTNATASYRILENIYSSLLRFKPNLEIEGDLAESYRAIDPTTWEFKLRKGVKFHSGKPLTSADVKYSLERIKDPEVKSPRSSQLAPIVAIETPDDYTVIIKTEKPFAPLLAVLADRTIAIVNKDFVEANGGKLDNVADGTGPFKLKEWVPNTRTVLEKNPDYFIPGQPLLDQVIYQPIPDDTARSTAVRTGTVDFIEYAPPKDLELLRSDGNIVITGEGNNNVRFLAFNTTVKPFDNPKVRQAIAWAVDREAVLQAAVNGAGTPLYAGPFLPSFWPGLQEPVYKRDLEKAKQLLAEAGYPDGFTAKLKNTPTYSFLGNAGIAVQEQLKEIGINLEIESLEWSVFLKDYLGKNFEAVVSGYSGFADPHTPLDGTYVTGRQNNFMSYSNPKFDELVAQGAQETDQAKRAEIYREAQRILLEDSPMVFLYAANEYEAMQSYVKGYVHYLNGSHVSFRQVWLDK; via the coding sequence ATGAGTCAAATGTCGCGTTCAACTTCCCTTCGATTGACGGTAGCGTTCGGCTTGGCGCTGGCGCTCGCGCTTGCCGCATGTGCGGCGCCGCCCCAGGCAGCGCCGTCTCCGGCGCAACCGTTTGCCGAGGAAGCCAAACCGGCTGAAGCTACTGCCCCTGCGCCTGGCCAGCCCAAGCCTGGCGGCACTTTGCGTGTCGGCACGAACCAAGATGCTGTTGGCTTCGATCCGCACCTGACTAACGCTACCGCCTCGTATCGCATCTTGGAGAACATCTACAGCTCACTACTGCGCTTCAAACCGAATCTGGAGATCGAGGGTGACCTGGCCGAGAGCTACCGCGCCATTGACCCCACCACCTGGGAGTTTAAGCTGCGCAAAGGCGTGAAGTTCCACAGCGGCAAGCCACTGACCTCGGCCGATGTCAAATACTCGCTCGAACGGATCAAGGATCCGGAGGTCAAATCGCCGCGCAGCTCGCAACTGGCGCCCATCGTCGCGATTGAGACGCCGGACGATTACACGGTCATCATCAAGACCGAGAAGCCCTTCGCACCATTGCTGGCCGTGTTGGCCGACCGCACCATCGCCATAGTCAATAAGGACTTCGTCGAGGCGAACGGTGGCAAGCTGGACAACGTGGCCGACGGCACCGGCCCGTTCAAGCTCAAAGAGTGGGTGCCGAACACGCGCACGGTGCTGGAGAAGAACCCGGACTATTTCATTCCCGGCCAGCCTTTGCTCGACCAAGTGATCTACCAGCCGATCCCTGACGACACCGCGCGCAGCACCGCCGTGCGCACTGGCACGGTGGACTTCATCGAGTATGCCCCACCGAAGGACTTGGAGCTGTTGCGCAGCGATGGCAACATCGTCATCACCGGCGAGGGCAACAACAACGTGCGCTTCTTGGCTTTCAACACTACGGTGAAGCCGTTCGATAACCCGAAGGTGCGCCAAGCTATCGCCTGGGCGGTGGATCGCGAGGCCGTGCTGCAGGCTGCTGTGAACGGCGCCGGCACACCGCTATACGCCGGCCCCTTCCTGCCATCCTTCTGGCCGGGATTGCAAGAGCCGGTCTACAAACGCGATCTGGAAAAGGCGAAACAGTTGCTGGCCGAGGCCGGCTATCCCGATGGCTTCACCGCTAAGTTGAAGAACACGCCTACCTACAGCTTCCTAGGCAACGCCGGCATCGCCGTCCAGGAGCAACTGAAGGAGATCGGCATCAATCTCGAAATCGAATCGCTGGAGTGGAGTGTCTTCCTGAAGGATTACCTGGGCAAGAATTTCGAGGCCGTCGTCAGCGGCTACAGCGGCTTTGCCGACCCGCATACGCCGCTCGATGGCACCTATGTCACCGGCCGCCAGAACAACTTCATGAGCTACAGCAACCCCAAGTTCGACGAGCTGGTGGCTCAGGGCGCGCAGGAAACCGATCAGGCCAAGCGCGCCGAGATCTACCGCGAAGCGCAACGCATCTTGCTCGAGGATTCACCGATGGTGTTCCTCTACGCCGCCAACGAGTATGAGGCGATGCAGAGCTACGTGAAGGGCTACGTGCACTACCTGAACGGTTCGCACGTGTCATTCCGCCAGGTCTGGCTCGACAAATGA
- a CDS encoding peptidase M24: MQTTLQITRAEFRRRAERLLEHIRSQKLSGVVLFDSAYVHYFSGFAFIPTERPIAFVMNAQGEQAMFVPRLELEHARAQTGLERVVDYIEYPYTPHPAHALAKLLAYMGIAQRIGADSDGYPWIFGYRGPALSETTGAEVVRVTAFIEDLMMIKSPAEIALIKESAKWGNLAHRLLQRYTRAGVTETEVSLRASQEATLAMLKTLGPLYASRSMYGDGASAGYRGQIGRNAAIPHALANNITFQVGDVLVTGAGAPMWGYNSELERTMVIGGLTDEQKRLFDHMVALQDLAIRSLRPGVRCSDVDRAVRAYFEQHDLMPYWKHHTGHAIGLRYHEAPFLDIGDDTEIKPGMVFTVEPGLYAAHLGGFRHSDTVVITEDGHEVITYYPRDLASLTIPA; encoded by the coding sequence ATGCAAACCACCCTCCAAATCACCCGCGCCGAATTTCGCCGCCGCGCCGAGCGCCTGCTGGAGCACATTCGGTCGCAAAAGCTGAGCGGCGTCGTGCTCTTCGATAGCGCGTATGTGCATTACTTCTCCGGCTTCGCGTTCATCCCCACCGAGCGGCCGATCGCCTTCGTGATGAATGCGCAGGGAGAGCAGGCGATGTTCGTGCCGCGGCTGGAGCTGGAACATGCGCGCGCCCAGACCGGCCTCGAACGCGTGGTGGACTACATCGAGTATCCCTACACGCCGCATCCGGCGCATGCCTTGGCCAAACTGTTGGCCTACATGGGCATCGCGCAGCGAATCGGCGCCGATAGCGACGGCTATCCGTGGATCTTCGGCTATCGCGGGCCGGCGCTGAGCGAGACGACCGGCGCAGAGGTCGTGCGCGTGACGGCGTTCATTGAGGACCTGATGATGATCAAAAGCCCGGCCGAGATCGCGCTGATCAAGGAGAGCGCGAAGTGGGGCAACTTAGCACATCGTCTGCTGCAACGCTACACGCGCGCCGGTGTGACCGAGACCGAGGTGAGCCTGCGCGCCAGCCAAGAAGCCACGCTCGCTATGTTGAAAACGCTCGGCCCGCTCTACGCCTCGCGCAGCATGTATGGCGATGGCGCATCCGCCGGCTATCGTGGACAGATCGGCCGCAATGCCGCGATTCCCCATGCCCTGGCCAACAACATCACCTTCCAAGTGGGCGACGTGCTGGTCACCGGCGCCGGTGCCCCGATGTGGGGCTATAACAGCGAACTTGAGCGCACGATGGTGATCGGTGGCTTGACGGACGAACAGAAGCGCTTGTTCGATCACATGGTGGCGCTCCAGGATCTGGCCATCCGGTCGCTGCGGCCAGGCGTCAGGTGTTCAGACGTGGATCGCGCCGTGCGGGCCTACTTCGAGCAGCATGATCTGATGCCATATTGGAAGCATCACACCGGCCACGCCATCGGCCTGCGCTACCACGAGGCGCCCTTCCTGGACATAGGCGACGACACCGAAATCAAGCCGGGCATGGTGTTCACCGTGGAGCCGGGGCTATACGCCGCGCACCTCGGCGGCTTTCGCCACTCCGACACCGTCGTCATCACCGAGGACGGTCATGAGGTCATTACCTACTATCCCCGTGACCTGGCGAGCCTGACCATCCCGGCCTGA
- the rbsK gene encoding ribokinase — protein sequence MSDVILVVGCVSLDTLHIGGRTYHTIGGAGLYTALAARCAGAPVTLLGPRPAPLPAVLAPVAKRLDWIGPEVPPDALPHLEIAHHGEGRATLVNASWGAESQLTTGHLPDDLSRYAFVHIAALSSAHKMLGFLHACRERGARRISAGTYYRIVQNEPATVRAIFEQADLFFMNENEAIGLWGSLRVAGRVSMRTRAGALLFITFDRRGAIVIAGDQATPLPADPADELDPTGAGDTFCGATLAGLARGEDPVTAASHAAVLAARKIEQVGPAFLLGLPLLE from the coding sequence ATGAGCGATGTCATCCTCGTCGTCGGCTGCGTCTCGTTGGACACGCTGCACATCGGCGGTCGCACCTATCACACCATCGGCGGCGCCGGCCTTTATACCGCGCTGGCGGCGCGGTGCGCCGGCGCGCCCGTCACGTTGCTCGGCCCTCGGCCCGCGCCGCTCCCTGCTGTGTTGGCGCCGGTTGCCAAGCGGCTGGACTGGATCGGCCCTGAAGTTCCGCCGGACGCGTTGCCGCACCTGGAGATCGCGCATCACGGCGAGGGCCGGGCGACGCTGGTCAATGCGTCGTGGGGCGCGGAGTCGCAACTGACGACCGGCCACCTGCCCGACGACCTCTCACGCTACGCATTCGTGCACATCGCTGCGCTCAGCTCGGCGCACAAGATGCTCGGCTTCCTACACGCCTGTCGCGAGCGCGGCGCGCGGCGGATCAGCGCCGGCACGTATTACCGCATCGTGCAAAACGAGCCGGCGACTGTGCGCGCCATCTTCGAGCAAGCCGACCTGTTCTTCATGAACGAGAACGAGGCGATTGGCTTGTGGGGATCGTTGCGGGTCGCGGGCCGCGTCTCCATGCGCACCCGCGCGGGCGCCCTGTTGTTCATCACCTTTGATCGGCGCGGCGCGATCGTGATCGCCGGCGACCAGGCCACGCCGCTCCCCGCCGATCCGGCGGACGAACTCGACCCGACCGGCGCCGGCGACACCTTCTGCGGCGCGACGCTCGCGGGCCTGGCGCGCGGCGAAGATCCCGTGACCGCTGCTTCGCACGCCGCCGTGCTAGCAGCGCGCAAGATCGAACAGGTCGGGCCGGCGTTTCTGCTGGGGTTGCCCTTGCTCGAGTAG
- a CDS encoding 5-formyltetrahydrofolate cyclo-ligase — MPQSKADIRRQIRALRDAAPADLRAEWSARICAKAMALPAYQSARTIHIFLSFQSEVDTQAIIAHALACGKRVVAPVFVKGSDETPCAQITSLDPSTFDFDRWGLRTPKVLQLVPPDEIDVVFAPVVAFACLAPGCGPLQETHQAGVARIGYGIGFYDRFLKRVRAGAPKIGLAFELQRVEAIPLAHFDVLLDGVITEASEYPPG; from the coding sequence GTGCCCCAGTCGAAGGCTGACATCCGCCGACAGATCCGCGCGCTGCGCGACGCGGCGCCGGCCGATCTGCGCGCCGAATGGAGCGCGCGCATCTGTGCGAAGGCGATGGCATTGCCGGCGTACCAGTCCGCACGGACGATTCACATCTTCCTCTCGTTCCAAAGCGAAGTGGACACTCAGGCCATCATCGCGCATGCGCTGGCATGCGGCAAGCGAGTGGTCGCGCCGGTCTTCGTGAAGGGCAGCGACGAGACGCCATGCGCGCAGATCACGTCGCTCGATCCGAGCACATTTGACTTCGACCGGTGGGGGCTGCGCACGCCGAAGGTGCTACAGCTTGTGCCGCCGGACGAAATAGACGTGGTGTTCGCGCCGGTGGTGGCGTTTGCCTGCCTCGCTCCCGGCTGTGGCCCTCTCCAGGAGACGCACCAGGCCGGCGTCGCGCGCATCGGCTACGGGATCGGCTTCTACGATCGCTTCCTAAAGCGCGTTCGAGCGGGCGCGCCCAAGATCGGCTTGGCGTTCGAGTTGCAACGGGTCGAGGCGATCCCCTTAGCACATTTCGACGTGCTGCTGGACGGCGTCATCACCGAGGCTTCGGAGTACCCGCCGGGCTAA
- a CDS encoding N-ethylammeline chlorohydrolase: MAILIEHVDVLDPTAPRSTARDQSILIESSRISEVAPSRELNLASIANRKSQIGNLEVINGRHLLAIPGLISAHTHSPENYMRGATECMPLEPWLVWLYGTCGEYTARDHYLCAAMSAIEMLLSGVTGLLDHLWHGGPWRREYLDAAMEAYRDSGIRATVAPMYDDHDYVLDAADALGHDLRGSVYGLSHGGYRPDRDDYRRGVLRDYLALFDAWMRDWHRSHGGRLQTFLGPAAGQLVTTECLQWSLELARKHGAGVHMHCVETRVQDYCIRRAHGKTVIHWLYDEDLLSPEVTLPHSVWIRRADDLDRLAERGAIPVHNPAANLKLGSGLMPMRAMLDRGITVALGVDGACSSDNQNMFDAIKLAALIHNLTHHDPKTWITAREAFEAGTLGGAAAMRLGGQLGRLQRGQLADIVLLDTRTATLAPMNDAYGMLVHCETGASVRHVIVNGEVVVRDRKLLTLDADALIAEFFERVEALPFRRPLDPKTQKDVDDCWAFWREVMQRMEGEDPSS, from the coding sequence ATGGCCATCCTGATCGAACACGTGGACGTCCTCGACCCGACTGCGCCGCGTAGCACCGCGCGCGACCAGTCCATCCTCATCGAAAGCAGCCGCATCTCCGAAGTTGCACCGTCGCGGGAGCTCAATCTGGCATCCATCGCAAATCGCAAATCGCAAATCGGCAATCTGGAGGTGATCAACGGTCGCCACCTGCTCGCCATCCCCGGCTTGATCAGCGCGCATACCCACTCGCCGGAGAACTACATGCGCGGCGCAACGGAATGCATGCCGCTGGAGCCGTGGTTGGTTTGGCTCTACGGCACCTGCGGCGAATACACCGCGCGCGACCATTACCTGTGCGCGGCGATGAGCGCGATCGAGATGCTGCTCAGCGGCGTGACCGGCTTGCTCGACCACCTGTGGCACGGCGGCCCGTGGCGGCGTGAATACCTGGACGCCGCGATGGAGGCCTACCGCGATAGCGGCATCCGAGCGACCGTGGCCCCGATGTACGACGATCACGACTACGTGCTCGACGCCGCCGACGCGCTCGGGCACGACCTGCGCGGCAGCGTCTATGGCCTGTCCCACGGCGGCTATCGGCCCGACCGTGACGACTATCGTCGCGGCGTGCTTCGCGATTACCTGGCTTTGTTCGACGCGTGGATGCGCGACTGGCATCGCTCGCACGGCGGCCGGCTGCAAACCTTCCTCGGGCCGGCCGCCGGCCAACTGGTGACCACCGAATGCTTGCAGTGGTCGCTGGAGCTGGCGCGCAAGCACGGGGCCGGCGTTCACATGCACTGCGTTGAAACACGCGTGCAAGACTACTGCATCCGGCGCGCGCACGGCAAAACTGTGATTCACTGGTTGTACGATGAAGATTTGCTCTCTCCCGAAGTGACGCTGCCGCATAGCGTTTGGATTCGCCGCGCGGACGATCTGGACCGCCTGGCCGAACGAGGCGCGATTCCCGTGCACAATCCGGCAGCCAATCTCAAGCTGGGCAGCGGCCTGATGCCGATGCGCGCGATGCTCGATCGCGGCATCACCGTGGCGCTGGGCGTGGACGGCGCATGCAGCAGTGACAACCAGAACATGTTCGACGCAATCAAACTGGCCGCGCTCATCCACAATCTCACGCATCACGATCCCAAGACGTGGATTACGGCGCGCGAGGCGTTCGAGGCCGGGACGCTGGGCGGAGCGGCGGCGATGCGGCTGGGCGGTCAGTTGGGCCGGCTGCAACGTGGGCAGTTGGCCGATATCGTGTTACTCGACACGCGCACGGCGACGCTTGCGCCGATGAACGATGCCTACGGCATGCTCGTGCACTGCGAGACCGGCGCCTCGGTCCGGCACGTCATCGTCAACGGCGAAGTCGTGGTGCGCGATCGCAAGCTGCTGACGCTGGACGCCGACGCGCTGATCGCCGAGTTCTTCGAGCGCGTGGAAGCCCTGCCCTTCCGGCGGCCGCTCGATCCGAAAACGCAAAAGGACGTGGATGACTGCTGGGCGTTCTGGCGCGAGGTGATGCAGCGGATGGAGGGCGAGGATCCATCATCTTAG